One stretch of Anguilla anguilla isolate fAngAng1 chromosome 5, fAngAng1.pri, whole genome shotgun sequence DNA includes these proteins:
- the tmem109 gene encoding transmembrane protein 109 gives MKMHSEMPLGYLALVVAASVLCVLVPECAADASPTGEPPKWAGLMRDIRTRVLEFSKEAHEYVVSVVGTQAIDKSLECVQGVIRVLSEGAASGLNVVAVYVSEIFKAAGIPIKLPFHRITPEGVAFVAQWALVAVIGYWLLSLLLRLVGSVVRRILWLLKLGVALWLFSLIVGDTEAGVETTALRLAGLVCACVLMGMGGASDRNRDSAHLEKRIRSLEAKLRTVERKKEE, from the exons atgaaaatgcattcagagatgccgcTCGGTTATTTAGCTCTAGTAGTAGCAGCATCTGTATTGTGCGTTTTGGTGCCGGAGTGCGCAGCCGACGCGTCACCGACCGGAGAACCTCCGAAATGGGCCGGGCTGATGCGGGATATACGGACTCGGGTGCTGGAGTTTTCCAAGGAAGCGCACGAGTACGTGGTGTCCGTCGTCGGGACCCAGGCGATTGACAAGTCGTTGGAG tgtGTTCAGGGAGTGATCAGAGTTTTGTCAGAGGGAGCAGCTAGCGGGCTGAACGTGGTTGCTGTGTACGTCTCCGAGATCTTCAAAGCAGCTGGAATCCCAA TCAAACTGCCATTTCACCGCATCACACCAGAAGGCGTGGCATTCGTAGCTCAATGGGCCCTggtggctgtgattggctactGGCTGCTGTCCCTACTGCTGCGATTGGTGGGTTCTGTGGTGAGGCGGATCCTGTGGCTGCTGAAACTGGGCGTGGCACTCTGGCTGTTCTCTCTGATCGTGGGCGACACCGAGGCAGGGGTGGAGACCACGGCCTTGCGATTGGCCGGGCTAGTATGCGCCTGCGTCCTGATGGGAATGGGCGGGGCCAGTGACCGCAACCGTGACTCCGCCCACCTGGAGAAGCGCATCAGGAGCCTGGAGGCGAAACTGAGAACGGTGGAGCGCAAGAAGGAGGAGTGA
- the LOC118227683 gene encoding formin-like protein 3 isoform X2 — translation MSKLSVELLLLRKISDKKVMLVWILLGTAFCVDGFRIDNRTQLAYGRDLIIPFSRRAVVLFFSPADMRFAPIMAWSIQDPAGVEWRRGRSDGRHWILEGVTYEDQGKYTQHDSTNHILSSVILTVREERHYLDRRVNGSMTISLRVPLADAQLSFTPEGGKENYSLVRRGTLDTPDESYRARLQLGLSRIILEGLTMEDSGQYELRDRNLNLVSTTRLRVSDSDDTSGNPYLALLALLGVGGGIFCCVRKKKCCKKKSPHIQGDSHSPEQPNGDGQVFYHPTPNDPSQSNWTDPAGPPPDWIGPAGPPPNWIGPAGPPPNWAGPAGPPPNWAGPAGPPPNWAGPAGPPPNWAGPPQPDYGQNPPNVMYPPMNPQQQWTPGPQAAGYAPVMYSAPPTASEPVKEDEKEAIATDSLTAPDTEDSDGKQKPSSPSFPPSSDCLHSSAQGVQFQIDKEDRTKDYSTHDPQGSGTRASENFL, via the exons ATGTCAAAACTCAGCGTTGAACTGCTACTACTGCGGAAGATTTCCGACAAAAAG GTAATGTTGGTGTGGATATTGCTCGGCACCGCTTTCTGTGTTG ATGGCTTCAGAATTGATAACAGGACGCAGCTGGCCTACGGGCGGGACCTGATCATCCCCTTCTCCCGGCGGGCGGTGGTGCTGTTCTTCTCCCCCGCGGACATGCGGTTTGCCCCCATAATGGCGTGGAGCATCCAGGACCCCGCCGGCGTCGAGTGGCGGCGCGGCCGGTCCGACGGCCGCCACTGGATCCTGGAGGGGGTGACCTATGAGGACCAGGGGAAGTACACCCAGCACGACAGCACCAACCACATCCTGTCCTCCGTCATCCTGACCGTCAGAG AGGAGCGGCACTACCTGGACCGGCGTGTGAACGGTTCCATGACCATCTCGCTCCGCGTGCCGCTGGCCGACGCCCAGCTGTCCTTCACCCCGGAGGGCGGGAAGGAGAACTACAGCCTGGTGCGGCGCGGGACGCTGGACACGCCCGACGAGTCCTACCGAGCCCGTCTGCAGCTGGGGTTGTCCAGGATCATCCTGGAGGGCCTGACCATGGAGGACAGCGGCCAGTATGAGCTGCGAGACCGAAACCTGAACCTGGTGTCCACCACCCGGCTGCGAGTCAGCG actcTGACGACACGTCGGGGAACCCCTACCTGGCCCTCCTGGCCCtgctgggtgtgggggggggcatcttcTGCTGTGTGAGGAAGAAGAAGTGCTGCAAGAAGAAGAGCCCCCACATTCAGGGTGACTCACATTCACCTGAGCAGCCCAACGGAGacggccag GTTTTCTATCATCCAACTCCCAACGATCCCAGCCAGTCAAACTGGACCGACCCGGCTGGTCCTCCACCAGACTGGATTGGACCAGCCG GTCCACCACCGAACTGGATTGGACCGGCTGGTCCACCACCAAACTGGGCCGGACCAGCTGGCCCACCACCAAACTGGGCCGGACCGGCTGGTCCACCACCAAACTGGGCCGGACCGGCTGGCCCACCACCAAACTGGGCCGGACCGCCACAACCAGATTATGGCCAAAATCCCCCCAATGTG ATGTACCCTCCCATGAACCCCCAGCAACAGTGGACCCCAGGACCCCAGGCCGCG gGCTATGCTCCTGTCATGTACAGTGCACCTCCCACTGCATCAGAGCCAGTGAAGGAGGATGAGAAAGAGGCAATAGCTACTGACAGCCTGACTGCCCCTGACACTGAG GATTCGGATGGGAAGCAGAAGCCATcgtctccctccttccccccgaGCTCAGACTGTTTGCACTCATCAGCCCAGGGGGTCCAGTTCCAGATTGACAAGGAGGACAGGACAAAGGACTACAGTACCCACGATCCCCAGGGCAGCGGCACACGCGCCTCCGAAAACTTCCTCTAG
- the LOC118227683 gene encoding collagen alpha-1(I) chain-like isoform X3, producing MLVWILLGTAFCVDGFRIDNRTQLAYGRDLIIPFSRRAVVLFFSPADMRFAPIMAWSIQDPAGVEWRRGRSDGRHWILEGVTYEDQGKYTQHDSTNHILSSVILTVREERHYLDRRVNGSMTISLRVPLADAQLSFTPEGGKENYSLVRRGTLDTPDESYRARLQLGLSRIILEGLTMEDSGQYELRDRNLNLVSTTRLRVSDSDDTSGNPYLALLALLGVGGGIFCCVRKKKCCKKKSPHIQGDSHSPEQPNGDGQVFYHPTPNDPSQSNWTDPAGPPPDWIGPAGPPPNWAGPAGPPPNWIGPAGPPPNWAGPAGPPPNWAGPAGPPPNWAGPAGPPPNWAGPPQPDYGQNPPNVMYPPMNPQQQWTPGPQAAGYAPVMYSAPPTASEPVKEDEKEAIATDSLTAPDTEDSDGKQKPSSPSFPPSSDCLHSSAQGVQFQIDKEDRTKDYSTHDPQGSGTRASENFL from the exons ATGTTGGTGTGGATATTGCTCGGCACCGCTTTCTGTGTTG ATGGCTTCAGAATTGATAACAGGACGCAGCTGGCCTACGGGCGGGACCTGATCATCCCCTTCTCCCGGCGGGCGGTGGTGCTGTTCTTCTCCCCCGCGGACATGCGGTTTGCCCCCATAATGGCGTGGAGCATCCAGGACCCCGCCGGCGTCGAGTGGCGGCGCGGCCGGTCCGACGGCCGCCACTGGATCCTGGAGGGGGTGACCTATGAGGACCAGGGGAAGTACACCCAGCACGACAGCACCAACCACATCCTGTCCTCCGTCATCCTGACCGTCAGAG AGGAGCGGCACTACCTGGACCGGCGTGTGAACGGTTCCATGACCATCTCGCTCCGCGTGCCGCTGGCCGACGCCCAGCTGTCCTTCACCCCGGAGGGCGGGAAGGAGAACTACAGCCTGGTGCGGCGCGGGACGCTGGACACGCCCGACGAGTCCTACCGAGCCCGTCTGCAGCTGGGGTTGTCCAGGATCATCCTGGAGGGCCTGACCATGGAGGACAGCGGCCAGTATGAGCTGCGAGACCGAAACCTGAACCTGGTGTCCACCACCCGGCTGCGAGTCAGCG actcTGACGACACGTCGGGGAACCCCTACCTGGCCCTCCTGGCCCtgctgggtgtgggggggggcatcttcTGCTGTGTGAGGAAGAAGAAGTGCTGCAAGAAGAAGAGCCCCCACATTCAGGGTGACTCACATTCACCTGAGCAGCCCAACGGAGacggccag GTTTTCTATCATCCAACTCCCAACGATCCCAGCCAGTCAAACTGGACCGACCCGGCTGGTCCTCCACCAGACTGGATTGGACCAGCCGGTCCTCCACCAAACTGGGCTGGACCAGCAGGTCCACCACCGAACTGGATTGGACCGGCTGGTCCACCACCAAACTGGGCCGGACCAGCTGGCCCACCACCAAACTGGGCCGGACCGGCTGGTCCACCACCAAACTGGGCCGGACCGGCTGGCCCACCACCAAACTGGGCCGGACCGCCACAACCAGATTATGGCCAAAATCCCCCCAATGTG ATGTACCCTCCCATGAACCCCCAGCAACAGTGGACCCCAGGACCCCAGGCCGCG gGCTATGCTCCTGTCATGTACAGTGCACCTCCCACTGCATCAGAGCCAGTGAAGGAGGATGAGAAAGAGGCAATAGCTACTGACAGCCTGACTGCCCCTGACACTGAG GATTCGGATGGGAAGCAGAAGCCATcgtctccctccttccccccgaGCTCAGACTGTTTGCACTCATCAGCCCAGGGGGTCCAGTTCCAGATTGACAAGGAGGACAGGACAAAGGACTACAGTACCCACGATCCCCAGGGCAGCGGCACACGCGCCTCCGAAAACTTCCTCTAG
- the LOC118227683 gene encoding uncharacterized protein LOC118227683 isoform X1, whose protein sequence is MSKLSVELLLLRKISDKKVMLVWILLGTAFCVDGFRIDNRTQLAYGRDLIIPFSRRAVVLFFSPADMRFAPIMAWSIQDPAGVEWRRGRSDGRHWILEGVTYEDQGKYTQHDSTNHILSSVILTVREERHYLDRRVNGSMTISLRVPLADAQLSFTPEGGKENYSLVRRGTLDTPDESYRARLQLGLSRIILEGLTMEDSGQYELRDRNLNLVSTTRLRVSDSDDTSGNPYLALLALLGVGGGIFCCVRKKKCCKKKSPHIQGDSHSPEQPNGDGQVFYHPTPNDPSQSNWTDPAGPPPDWIGPAGPPPNWAGPAGPPPNWIGPAGPPPNWAGPAGPPPNWAGPAGPPPNWAGPAGPPPNWAGPPQPDYGQNPPNVMYPPMNPQQQWTPGPQAAGYAPVMYSAPPTASEPVKEDEKEAIATDSLTAPDTEDSDGKQKPSSPSFPPSSDCLHSSAQGVQFQIDKEDRTKDYSTHDPQGSGTRASENFL, encoded by the exons ATGTCAAAACTCAGCGTTGAACTGCTACTACTGCGGAAGATTTCCGACAAAAAG GTAATGTTGGTGTGGATATTGCTCGGCACCGCTTTCTGTGTTG ATGGCTTCAGAATTGATAACAGGACGCAGCTGGCCTACGGGCGGGACCTGATCATCCCCTTCTCCCGGCGGGCGGTGGTGCTGTTCTTCTCCCCCGCGGACATGCGGTTTGCCCCCATAATGGCGTGGAGCATCCAGGACCCCGCCGGCGTCGAGTGGCGGCGCGGCCGGTCCGACGGCCGCCACTGGATCCTGGAGGGGGTGACCTATGAGGACCAGGGGAAGTACACCCAGCACGACAGCACCAACCACATCCTGTCCTCCGTCATCCTGACCGTCAGAG AGGAGCGGCACTACCTGGACCGGCGTGTGAACGGTTCCATGACCATCTCGCTCCGCGTGCCGCTGGCCGACGCCCAGCTGTCCTTCACCCCGGAGGGCGGGAAGGAGAACTACAGCCTGGTGCGGCGCGGGACGCTGGACACGCCCGACGAGTCCTACCGAGCCCGTCTGCAGCTGGGGTTGTCCAGGATCATCCTGGAGGGCCTGACCATGGAGGACAGCGGCCAGTATGAGCTGCGAGACCGAAACCTGAACCTGGTGTCCACCACCCGGCTGCGAGTCAGCG actcTGACGACACGTCGGGGAACCCCTACCTGGCCCTCCTGGCCCtgctgggtgtgggggggggcatcttcTGCTGTGTGAGGAAGAAGAAGTGCTGCAAGAAGAAGAGCCCCCACATTCAGGGTGACTCACATTCACCTGAGCAGCCCAACGGAGacggccag GTTTTCTATCATCCAACTCCCAACGATCCCAGCCAGTCAAACTGGACCGACCCGGCTGGTCCTCCACCAGACTGGATTGGACCAGCCGGTCCTCCACCAAACTGGGCTGGACCAGCAGGTCCACCACCGAACTGGATTGGACCGGCTGGTCCACCACCAAACTGGGCCGGACCAGCTGGCCCACCACCAAACTGGGCCGGACCGGCTGGTCCACCACCAAACTGGGCCGGACCGGCTGGCCCACCACCAAACTGGGCCGGACCGCCACAACCAGATTATGGCCAAAATCCCCCCAATGTG ATGTACCCTCCCATGAACCCCCAGCAACAGTGGACCCCAGGACCCCAGGCCGCG gGCTATGCTCCTGTCATGTACAGTGCACCTCCCACTGCATCAGAGCCAGTGAAGGAGGATGAGAAAGAGGCAATAGCTACTGACAGCCTGACTGCCCCTGACACTGAG GATTCGGATGGGAAGCAGAAGCCATcgtctccctccttccccccgaGCTCAGACTGTTTGCACTCATCAGCCCAGGGGGTCCAGTTCCAGATTGACAAGGAGGACAGGACAAAGGACTACAGTACCCACGATCCCCAGGGCAGCGGCACACGCGCCTCCGAAAACTTCCTCTAG
- the prpf19 gene encoding pre-mRNA-processing factor 19 yields MSLVCAISNEVPERPCLSPVSNQVFERRLIEKYIAENGADPINGQPLSEEQLIDIKVSHPVRPKAPSATSIPAILKALQDEWDAVMLHSFTLRQQLQTTRQELSHALYQHDAACRVIARLTKEVTAAREALATLKPQAGLVVPQIVPASQPPAVAGGGELMEVSEQVGMTPEVIQKLQDKATVLTTERKKRGKTVPEELVRAEDLSKYRQVASHAGLHSASVPGILSLDLCPTDTNKVLTGGADKNVVVFDKREEQIVATLKGHTKKVTSVIYHPSQAVVFSASPDSTIRVWSVSGGNCVQVIRAHEAGVTGLSLHATGDYLLSSSEDQYWAFSDIQTGRVLTKVTDEAASCALTCAQFHPDGLIFGTGTADSQIKIWDLKERTNVANFPGHSGPVTAIAFSENGYYLATGAQDYSLKLWDLRKLKNFKTISLDSSYEVKSLVFDQSGTYLAVGGSDIRVYICKQWSEVLNFTEHSGLVTGVAFGEHAQFLTSTGMDRSLKFYSL; encoded by the exons ATGTCTTTAGTTTGTGCAA tctcTAACGAGGTCCCGGAGCGCCCGTGCCTGAGTCCCGTCTCTAACCAGGTGTTTGAGCGCCGGCTCATAGAGAAGTACATCGCTGAGAATGGCGCCGATCCCATCAACGGCCAGCCACTATCCGAGGAGCAGCTCATCGACATCAAGG TTTCCCACCCTGTCAGACCGAAGGCTCCTTCTGCCACCAGCATTCCTGCCATTCTCAAAGCCCTGCAGGATGAATGG GACGCAGTGATGCTGCACAGCTTCACGCTGAGGCAGCAGTTGCAGACGACGCGGCAGGAGCTCTCGCACGCCCTGTACCAGCACGACGCCGCCTGCAGAGTCATCGCCCGCCTCACCAAGGAGGTGACCGCGGCGCGCGAGG CTTTGGCCACTCTGAAGCCCCAGGCTGGACTGGTTGTCCCCCAGATtgttcctgcctctcagccACCGGCTGTG GCTGGTGGAGGCGAGCTGATGGAGGTGAGCGAGCAGGTGGGAATGACTCCAGAAGTCATCCAGAAG CTGCAAGACAAGGCCACTGTCCTgaccacagagagaaagaag AGGGGGAAGACTGTGCCAGAAGAGCTGGTTAGAGCTGAGGACCTCAGCAAGTACCGACAAGTGGCCTCTcatgct GGTCTCCACAGTGCCAGTGTTCCTGGAATTCTCTCTCTGGACCTGTGCCCTACAGACACCAACAAAGTGCTCACTG GGGGCGCCGATAAGAATGTGGTGGTGTTTGataagagagaggagcagatcGTGGCCACTCTGAAGGGCCACACCAAGAAAGTCACCTCTGTCATCTACCACCCCTCCCAG gcgGTGGTGTTCTCCGCCTCTCCGGACAGCACTATCCGGGTGTGGTCCGTCTCAGGTGGGAACTGTGTGCAGGTGATCCGCGCCCACGAGGCGGGCGTGACCGGCCTCTCCCTGCACGCCACCGGGGACTACCTGCTGAGCTCCTCTGAGGACCAG TACTGGGCCTTCTCTGATATCCAGACTGGCCGGGTCCTCACTAAAGTGACCGATGAGGCAGCTAGCTGTG CTCTGACCTGCGCCCAATTCCACCCTGACGGGCTCATTTTTGGGACGGGCACGGCCGATTCTCAGATTAAGATCTGGGACCTGAAGGAGCGCACCAACGTGGCCAACTTCCCCGGCCACTCTGGCCCCGTCACCGCCATCGCCTTCTCCGAGAACGGCTACTACCTGGCCACAG GTGCTCAGGATTACTCCCTGAAGCTGTGGGATcttagaaaactgaaaaatttcAAAACCATCAGTCTGGACAGCAGCTATGAG GTGAAGTCGCTGGTGTTTGATCAGAGTGGGACGTACCTGGCTGTCGGGGGGTCAGACATCAGGGTGTACATCTGCAAGCAGTGGTCCGAAGTTCTCAACTTCACCG AACACTCCGGGCTGGTGACGGGCGTGGCCTTTGGTGAGCACGCTCAGTTCCTCACCTCCACCGGAATGGACCGAAGCCTCAAGTTCTACAGCCTGTAG
- the mrpl18 gene encoding 39S ribosomal protein L18, mitochondrial yields MAVWGDFCRSVRLLLGQVQRQGICAVNRVGISNNPARSMSQAAPQTEPMCDDNEHVSPKIVNRNPRNLEQMAIAVKDRGWGDTWPSRHYYHRLVFSRSQHHVTAQVFAAGVDQPVVSCSTQEWAVKRELASTRCVSACQAVGAVLAQRCREAGLQRVSFRALPWEFRSQAVQKFWTAMKEGGITLNEPRRRYA; encoded by the exons ATGGCGGTTTGGGGAGATTTTTGTCGAAGTGTGCGACTTTTGTTAGGTCAAGTACAAAGACAAGGCATTTGCGCAGTTAACAGAGTTGGAATATCCAACAATCCAG CTCGCTCTATGAGCCAAGCCGCCCCACAGACCGAACCGATGTGTGACGACAACGAACACGTCAGCCCGAAGATTGTGAACAGAAACCCTCGAAATCTGGAGCAGATGGCCATAGCAGTGAAGGACCGAGGCTGGGGCGATACGTGGCCATCCAGACATTACTACCACAG acTGGTGTTCTCGCGGTCGCAGCACCACGTGACGGCGCAGGTGTTTGCGGCGGGCGTGGACCAGCCGGTGGTGTCGTGCTCCACGCAGGAGTGGGCGGTGAAGCGGGAGCTAGCGTCCACGCGCTGCGTGTCTGCCTGCCAGGCCGTGGGGGCGGTGCTGGCGCAGCGGTGTCGGGAGGCGGGGCTCCAGCGCGTCAGCTTCAGGGCCCTGCCCTGGGAGTTCCGCTCACAGGCC GTGCAGAAGTTCTGGACTGCCATGAAAGAGGGCGGGATCACACTAAATGAACCGCGGCGAAGATAcgcctga